From the Lathyrus oleraceus cultivar Zhongwan6 chromosome 4, CAAS_Psat_ZW6_1.0, whole genome shotgun sequence genome, one window contains:
- the LOC127135862 gene encoding uncharacterized protein LOC127135862: MRELKDMSNVPWCIVGDFNDLLSQQDKIGNHIHPNWLCVGFCQAESLGRALVKPNLMDKFPNAKLIKLMASHFDHSPNFLHYEPVQRRQSKYLFKFENNWLKEDDIEEIESCAGELVRWNGRNRSKLKENKATHLATMEAYRGGHDAASAARLIYCGT, encoded by the exons ATGCGTGAACTCAAAGACATGTCAAATGTTCCGTGGTGCATTGTCGGTGATTTCAATGACTTGTTATCCCAACAGGATAAAATCGGAAATCATATTCATCCTAATTGGTTGTGTGTCGGTTTTTGTCAAGCG GAAAGTTTAGGCAGAGCCCTTGTTAAACCTAACTTGATGGATAAGTTTCCTAATGCAAAACTAATCAAACTAATGGCCTCTCATTTTGACCATAGCCCGAATTTTCTTCACTATGAACCAGTCCAACGTCGTCAGAGTAAGTACTTGTTTAAATTCGAGAACAACTGGTTGAAGGAAGATGATATTGAGGAG ATAGAATCGTGTGCAGGCGAACTGGTTAGGTGGAATGGTCGTAATCGCAGCAagctaaaagaaaataaagcgaCGCATTTAGCTACTATGGAAGCTTATCGCGGTGGTCATGATGCGGCTTCAGCTGCTCGTTTGATCTATTGTGGCACATAA